In Streptomyces sp. NBC_01717, one DNA window encodes the following:
- a CDS encoding FAD-dependent monooxygenase produces the protein MELNGVKETEVLIVGAGPCGLALACDLARRGVRALLVEQAPALFPGSRGKGIQPRTREVLDDLGVGDAVRTHGGPAPVGMVWQDGRRQGEHDMFRRAAPTEAEPYGEPWMMPQWRTQEILLARLRELGGDVAFSTVLTGLDQDAEGVTAHLSTGPVRASYLVAADGGRSTVRRALAVPMTGETVDPAPMLVADVRVAEEALDRLNWHVLMGDAGFVTLCPLPGTADFQLVAQFKEGEPDTSVEAVRALVAARTHLDVDDITEVRWSSDFRPRAALADRFRMGRVFLAGDAAHVHSPAGGQGLNTSVQDAYNLGWKLGQVLRHGAPVALLDSYEAERRPVAADMLGLSTRIHRGEQERGTAAQQLGLGYREGPLSAGRAGALVAGDRAPDGPAGDGRRLFDVFRGPHFTLLIVGTDAEPPTFDGSSSAAVRVHRTDGYEAYGKGLFLIRPDGYIGWAGEDASGLGSYLAPLGLGIERG, from the coding sequence ATGGAACTTAACGGTGTTAAGGAAACCGAGGTGCTGATCGTCGGCGCCGGCCCCTGCGGCCTCGCGCTCGCCTGCGATCTGGCCCGCCGCGGTGTGCGCGCCCTGCTCGTCGAGCAGGCGCCCGCGCTCTTCCCCGGCTCCCGCGGCAAGGGCATCCAGCCGCGCACACGAGAGGTCCTCGACGATCTCGGGGTCGGCGACGCGGTGCGTACCCACGGCGGCCCGGCACCGGTCGGGATGGTCTGGCAGGACGGGCGGCGCCAGGGTGAGCACGACATGTTCCGCCGGGCGGCGCCGACGGAGGCCGAGCCCTACGGGGAGCCGTGGATGATGCCGCAGTGGCGCACGCAGGAGATCCTGCTGGCCCGTCTGCGCGAGTTGGGCGGCGACGTCGCCTTCTCGACCGTGCTGACCGGACTCGACCAGGACGCGGAAGGTGTCACGGCGCACCTGTCCACGGGCCCGGTGCGCGCCTCCTACCTGGTCGCGGCGGACGGCGGACGGAGCACGGTCCGGCGCGCGCTCGCCGTCCCGATGACCGGTGAGACCGTGGACCCGGCGCCGATGCTGGTCGCCGATGTCCGGGTCGCCGAGGAAGCTCTCGACCGGCTCAACTGGCACGTCCTGATGGGTGACGCGGGCTTCGTCACCCTCTGCCCGCTGCCCGGCACGGCGGACTTCCAGCTGGTGGCGCAGTTCAAGGAGGGCGAGCCGGACACCTCCGTCGAGGCTGTACGCGCTCTGGTCGCCGCCCGTACCCACCTCGACGTGGACGACATCACCGAGGTGCGCTGGTCGTCCGACTTCCGCCCGCGCGCCGCGCTGGCCGACCGGTTCCGCATGGGTCGCGTCTTCCTGGCGGGCGACGCCGCCCATGTCCACTCCCCGGCGGGCGGGCAGGGGCTCAACACCAGCGTCCAGGACGCGTACAACCTGGGCTGGAAGCTCGGTCAGGTGCTGCGGCACGGCGCGCCGGTCGCGCTGCTCGACAGTTACGAGGCGGAGCGCCGGCCGGTGGCAGCCGACATGCTGGGGCTCTCCACCCGCATCCACCGCGGTGAACAGGAGCGCGGCACGGCAGCCCAGCAGCTGGGGCTCGGCTACCGCGAGGGCCCGCTGTCGGCCGGCCGTGCGGGCGCGCTGGTGGCGGGCGACCGGGCCCCGGACGGACCGGCCGGAGACGGCCGACGGCTCTTCGACGTGTTCCGGGGACCGCACTTCACGCTGCTGATCGTCGGCACGGACGCGGAACCTCCCACGTTCGACGGCTCGTCGAGCGCCGCCGTCCGCGTCCACCGCACCGACGGCTACGAGGCGTACGGGAAGGGCCTGTTCCTCATCCGTCCCGACGGCTACATCGGCTGGGCGGGCGAGGACGCCTCGGGGCTCGGCTCATATCTGGCACCGCTCGGTCTCGGCATCGAGCGCGGTTGA
- the leuE gene encoding leucine efflux protein LeuE: MLGVTDLPTYLVGLVLIVLLPGPNSLYVLSVAARRGVRTGYVAAAGVWTGDTVLMTLSALGAASLLQTTPVLFAIVKYAGAGYLTWLAIGMLRAAVSMWRERHRQIAELTDDAAGPDGAKAAAGAVERPYRRALVVSLFNPKAILFLISFFVQFVDPGYAYPALSFLLLGTLLQIASFLYLSTLIFGGTRLSAAFRRRKRLSAGATSAAGVLFLGFAAKLSLSSV, encoded by the coding sequence ATGCTGGGTGTCACTGATCTTCCGACCTACCTTGTCGGCCTCGTGCTGATCGTTCTGCTGCCGGGGCCGAATTCGCTGTACGTGCTCTCCGTCGCCGCCCGCCGCGGTGTGCGGACCGGGTATGTGGCGGCGGCCGGTGTGTGGACCGGTGACACGGTGCTGATGACGCTGTCCGCGCTCGGCGCCGCCTCCCTGTTGCAGACCACGCCGGTGCTCTTCGCCATCGTCAAGTACGCGGGCGCGGGCTATCTGACCTGGCTGGCGATCGGCATGCTGCGGGCCGCGGTGTCCATGTGGCGCGAGCGGCACCGGCAGATCGCCGAGCTGACCGACGACGCGGCCGGACCGGACGGGGCGAAGGCGGCGGCAGGGGCGGTGGAGCGGCCCTACCGGCGGGCGCTGGTGGTGAGCCTCTTCAACCCGAAGGCGATCCTGTTCCTGATCTCCTTCTTCGTGCAGTTCGTCGACCCCGGGTACGCCTATCCGGCGCTGTCCTTCCTGCTGCTGGGCACGCTGCTGCAGATCGCCAGCTTCCTCTACCTGTCGACGCTGATATTCGGCGGCACCCGGCTGTCCGCCGCGTTCCGCCGCCGCAAGCGGCTGTCGGCGGGCGCGACTTCGGCAGCCGGTGTGCTGTTCCTCGGTTTCGCGGCGAAGCTCTCGCTCAGCAGCGTGTGA
- a CDS encoding acyl-CoA mutase large subunit family protein: MTRESESGLPIEPVYGPDALDGWNADDKLGEPGAYPFTRGVYPSMYTGRPWTMRQYAGFGTASESNARYKQLIANGTMGLSVAFDLPTQMGHDSDAPIASGEVGKVGVAIDSVEDMRVLFGGIPLDKVSTSMTINAPAALLLLMYQLVGEEQGVPADRLTGTIQNDVLKEYIARGTYIFPPKPSLRLIADIFKYCKAEIPKWNTISISGYHMAEAGASPAQEIAFTLADGIEYVRTAVAAGMDVDDFAPRLSFFFVARTTILEEVAKFRAARRIWARVMKEEFGAKDPKSLMLRFHTQTAGVQLTAQQPEVNLVRVAVQGLGAVLGGTQSLHTNSFDEAIALPTDKSARLALRTQQVLAYETDITATVDPFAGSYVVESMTDAVEAEARDLMLKVEDMGGAVNAIERGFQKSEIERSAYRIAQETDSGERVVVGVNRFQLDEEEPYEPLRVDPAIEAQQAARLAKLRAERDQGAVDEALGRLKKAAEGTDNVLYPMKDALAARATVGEVSNALREVWGTYVPTDAF; this comes from the coding sequence ATGACGCGCGAGTCGGAGTCGGGACTGCCCATCGAGCCGGTGTACGGGCCGGACGCACTCGACGGGTGGAACGCCGACGACAAACTGGGCGAGCCGGGCGCCTACCCCTTCACCCGCGGTGTCTACCCGTCGATGTACACCGGCCGGCCGTGGACGATGCGTCAGTACGCCGGGTTCGGCACGGCCTCCGAATCGAACGCCCGCTACAAGCAGCTGATCGCCAACGGCACGATGGGCCTGTCCGTCGCCTTCGACCTGCCCACCCAGATGGGCCATGACTCCGACGCGCCGATCGCGTCCGGAGAGGTCGGCAAGGTCGGGGTGGCGATCGACTCGGTCGAGGACATGCGGGTCCTGTTCGGCGGGATCCCGCTCGACAAGGTCTCCACCTCGATGACGATCAACGCGCCCGCCGCGCTGCTCCTCCTCATGTACCAGCTGGTCGGCGAGGAGCAAGGCGTTCCGGCCGACCGGCTGACCGGCACCATCCAGAACGATGTCCTGAAGGAGTACATCGCCCGCGGCACGTACATCTTCCCGCCCAAGCCCTCGCTGCGGCTCATCGCCGACATCTTCAAGTACTGCAAGGCCGAGATCCCGAAGTGGAACACCATCTCGATCTCCGGCTACCACATGGCGGAGGCCGGTGCCTCGCCCGCGCAGGAGATCGCGTTCACTCTCGCGGACGGCATCGAGTACGTCCGTACCGCTGTCGCGGCCGGCATGGACGTCGACGACTTCGCCCCACGTCTCTCGTTCTTCTTCGTCGCCCGTACGACGATCCTCGAAGAGGTCGCCAAGTTCCGCGCTGCCCGCCGGATCTGGGCCCGGGTGATGAAGGAGGAGTTCGGCGCGAAGGACCCCAAGTCGCTGATGCTCCGCTTCCACACCCAGACCGCGGGCGTCCAGCTGACCGCCCAGCAGCCCGAGGTCAACCTGGTGCGCGTCGCCGTCCAGGGGCTCGGCGCGGTTCTCGGCGGTACGCAGTCGCTGCACACCAACTCGTTCGACGAAGCGATCGCGCTGCCGACCGACAAGTCAGCGCGGCTGGCCCTGCGTACCCAGCAGGTCCTGGCGTACGAGACGGACATCACGGCCACCGTCGACCCGTTCGCCGGTTCGTACGTCGTCGAATCCATGACGGATGCCGTCGAAGCGGAGGCCAGGGACCTCATGCTCAAGGTCGAGGACATGGGTGGGGCGGTCAACGCGATCGAGCGCGGCTTCCAGAAGAGCGAGATCGAGCGCAGCGCCTACCGGATCGCCCAGGAGACGGACAGCGGGGAGCGTGTCGTCGTCGGCGTCAACCGCTTCCAGCTCGACGAGGAGGAGCCGTACGAGCCGCTCCGCGTCGACCCGGCGATCGAGGCCCAGCAGGCGGCCCGGCTGGCGAAGCTGCGGGCCGAGCGCGACCAGGGCGCGGTCGACGAGGCGTTGGGCCGGCTGAAGAAGGCGGCCGAGGGGACGGACAACGTCCTCTACCCGATGAAGGACGCACTGGCGGCGCGGGCGACGGTCGGCGAGGTGTCCAACGCACTGCGGGAGGTGTGGGGGACGTACGTGCCGACGGACGCGTTCTGA
- a CDS encoding L,D-transpeptidase family protein, whose protein sequence is MTHRTGHGAGTIGRTARHPGGAAVAAVALLALTVTTAGCKAQPANGSPAATSSPPKTSAPATDDAKPAATASKPAASPTPSATPKPDPQGKTLMATGSQGKQVRELQARLRQIGHFDRTPTAYYGTLTVAAVQSFQGKRGLSRTGRTDTLTWQKLLAMTRKPTAAELNPPTSRPVAKPDKRCLTGRVLCISKNSRTLSWMIDGQVVSTMDVRFGSQYTPTREGTFSIYWKSRHHVSTIYHTAMPYAMFFSGGQAVHYSADFAARGYSGASHGCVNVRDEGKIAALFDQVRTGDKVVIYW, encoded by the coding sequence ATGACACACAGAACCGGGCACGGTGCAGGAACGATTGGCCGGACAGCAAGGCACCCGGGCGGTGCAGCGGTGGCTGCCGTCGCCCTCCTCGCGCTGACCGTCACCACCGCGGGTTGCAAGGCGCAGCCCGCCAACGGGTCCCCGGCGGCCACGTCGTCACCGCCGAAGACCTCCGCCCCGGCGACCGACGACGCCAAGCCCGCCGCGACCGCCTCGAAGCCGGCGGCCTCACCGACACCGTCCGCCACGCCGAAGCCCGACCCGCAGGGGAAGACGCTGATGGCGACCGGCTCCCAGGGCAAGCAGGTACGGGAACTGCAGGCCCGGCTCCGTCAGATCGGCCACTTCGACCGCACCCCCACCGCTTACTACGGCACCCTCACCGTCGCCGCCGTCCAGTCCTTCCAGGGCAAGCGCGGACTGTCCCGTACGGGCAGGACGGACACGCTCACCTGGCAGAAACTGCTCGCCATGACCCGGAAGCCGACGGCCGCCGAGCTGAACCCGCCGACCTCCCGCCCCGTCGCCAAGCCCGACAAGCGCTGCCTCACCGGCCGGGTGCTCTGCATCAGCAAGAACAGCCGGACCCTGTCCTGGATGATCGACGGCCAGGTCGTCTCGACGATGGACGTACGGTTCGGCTCGCAGTACACGCCGACCCGCGAGGGCACCTTCTCCATCTACTGGAAGTCCCGGCACCATGTGTCGACGATCTACCACACGGCCATGCCGTACGCGATGTTCTTCAGCGGCGGCCAAGCCGTGCACTACTCGGCGGACTTCGCGGCCCGGGGCTACAGCGGCGCCTCGCACGGGTGTGTGAACGTCCGGGACGAGGGGAAGATCGCCGCACTCTTCGACCAGGTCCGCACCGGCGACAAGGTCGTCATCTACTGGTGA
- a CDS encoding RNA polymerase sigma factor, with product MLGDDAELTAAVLAAQDGDEDAFRTVYRAVQPRLLGYIRTLVGEPDAEDVASESWLQIARDLDRFSGDADRFRGWAARIARNRALDHLRMRGRRPAVGGDETELSEKPAESDTADEAMEALATGRTMSLIAQLPQDQAEAVVLRVVVGLDAKSAAQTLGKRPGAVRTAAHRGLKRLAELLHADSGETGTNGDGRGASHPHGSAAGQAVELDAVPAQRVSRTGLTASAGVTHSRPWTQRNM from the coding sequence GTGCTGGGGGACGACGCGGAGCTGACCGCCGCGGTGCTCGCGGCACAGGACGGGGACGAAGACGCTTTCCGTACTGTGTACCGCGCAGTGCAGCCGCGGTTGCTGGGCTATATACGGACGTTGGTGGGGGAGCCGGACGCCGAGGACGTGGCGTCCGAGTCCTGGTTGCAGATAGCGCGGGACCTCGACCGGTTCAGCGGCGACGCCGACCGGTTCCGGGGGTGGGCGGCGCGCATAGCCCGTAACCGCGCCCTCGATCATCTGCGGATGCGCGGCAGGCGCCCCGCGGTGGGCGGCGACGAGACGGAGCTGTCCGAGAAGCCGGCTGAGTCCGACACCGCCGACGAGGCGATGGAGGCCCTGGCCACCGGCCGCACCATGTCTCTCATCGCCCAGCTGCCGCAGGACCAGGCCGAGGCCGTGGTGCTGCGTGTGGTGGTCGGCCTGGACGCGAAGAGTGCGGCGCAGACGCTCGGCAAGCGGCCGGGGGCGGTTCGTACGGCCGCGCACCGCGGGCTGAAACGGCTGGCGGAACTGCTCCATGCCGACAGCGGCGAGACCGGCACGAACGGCGACGGGCGCGGCGCTTCCCACCCGCACGGGAGCGCGGCAGGTCAGGCGGTGGAGCTCGATGCCGTACCCGCGCAGCGCGTCTCGCGCACCGGACTGACGGCGTCCGCCGGTGTGACGCATTCGCGTCCGTGGACGCAGAGGAACATGTGA
- a CDS encoding DUF4328 domain-containing protein, with amino-acid sequence MPAAPPFASPQQQLRSPDGLAKAVVILLVVCAAADLLAVLAGLNIRSLLGDALGSGLATLDDAEADRADNLYMASGVLQLLVMLATGVVFILWFRRVRLNAEVFDASMQQMKPGWAVGAWFVPIANLVLPRRIAGGIWTASAQTHTDGSWRTVSVAPVNLWWGAWVCSGFFSRYASQQYMKAEGAQEVMDAAGRMLVSDAFGIVAAVFAILFVRKLTRMQGERAALGVYPLS; translated from the coding sequence ATGCCTGCGGCTCCACCCTTCGCGTCCCCGCAGCAGCAGTTGCGTTCTCCCGACGGGCTCGCGAAGGCAGTCGTCATCCTGCTCGTGGTCTGCGCCGCGGCCGACCTGCTCGCCGTGCTCGCAGGGCTGAACATCCGCAGCCTGCTCGGCGATGCGCTGGGCAGCGGCCTCGCGACGCTCGACGACGCCGAGGCGGATCGCGCCGACAACCTGTACATGGCCTCAGGGGTCCTCCAGCTCCTGGTGATGCTGGCCACCGGCGTCGTCTTCATCCTCTGGTTCCGGCGGGTGCGGCTGAACGCAGAGGTGTTCGACGCGAGCATGCAGCAGATGAAGCCCGGATGGGCGGTCGGCGCCTGGTTCGTCCCGATCGCCAACCTGGTGCTGCCGCGTCGGATCGCGGGCGGCATCTGGACCGCGAGCGCCCAGACCCACACCGACGGCAGCTGGCGCACGGTCTCCGTTGCCCCCGTCAATCTGTGGTGGGGGGCCTGGGTCTGCTCCGGGTTCTTCTCCCGGTACGCCTCCCAGCAGTACATGAAGGCGGAGGGGGCGCAGGAGGTCATGGACGCGGCCGGACGGATGCTGGTCTCCGATGCGTTCGGCATAGTGGCGGCGGTGTTCGCGATCCTCTTCGTGCGCAAACTGACCCGGATGCAGGGGGAGCGGGCGGCGCTGGGTGTGTATCCGCTCAGCTGA
- a CDS encoding family 20 glycosylhydrolase, with the protein MSPSRGALVAGAALTAAAAVTITVVVWPDVSDTGSQGGTAVASTPSHTSPSPTRSYPLSTAPRTIPAVREHIPARGPGWQPGSDSSVVIGEGSGALADEAQLLAKELKIRYRGAVPARAGDVELALGTPGKGAPESYTLRTQDGRVTITGPDQAGVFYGTRTLKQSLRADGTMPEGEVRDRPDRPQRGLNLDIARKYYSVGWIEDRLREMADLKLNQLGLHFSDDQAFRIQSDTHPEIVSPEHLTKAEVRQILALAGRLHIDVVPEIDSPGHLGAVLRAHPELQLRNTAGVPSTGSIDISRPDSAKLIDQLIGEFAELFGGRYWHLGGDEYRALTVKNPAASYPQLQRAAQLKYGAAAGIKDLATGWLNDRAAVVRPVGLQPKAWNDGFFRDGIVRADKDIEVEYWTGKEYGARPPEEYLSEGRRVVNLNDEFLYYVLGQPNQFVYPTGKRIYELWTPLVLRGTQPVPARYSSQILGGRFAVWGDLPQAQTAAQVAAGIRMPLRATAQKLWDPRKPALSWGQFQALAGTIDKTG; encoded by the coding sequence ATGTCGCCCTCACGCGGTGCGCTCGTGGCCGGCGCCGCCCTCACCGCGGCGGCCGCGGTGACGATCACCGTCGTCGTCTGGCCGGACGTATCCGACACCGGAAGCCAGGGGGGGACGGCCGTGGCCAGCACGCCGTCGCACACGTCCCCTTCGCCGACCCGTAGTTATCCGCTCTCCACCGCACCCCGCACCATCCCCGCCGTACGCGAACACATCCCCGCCCGGGGCCCCGGCTGGCAGCCGGGCTCGGACAGCTCCGTCGTGATCGGCGAAGGCAGCGGGGCGCTCGCGGACGAGGCGCAGCTGCTCGCCAAGGAGCTGAAGATCCGGTACCGGGGTGCCGTCCCCGCCCGTGCGGGTGATGTCGAGCTGGCCCTCGGAACCCCCGGCAAGGGCGCCCCCGAGTCGTACACCCTGAGGACCCAGGACGGGCGGGTGACCATCACCGGCCCCGACCAGGCGGGTGTCTTCTACGGAACCCGCACCCTCAAACAGTCGCTGCGCGCCGACGGCACCATGCCCGAGGGGGAGGTGCGCGACCGCCCCGACCGGCCGCAGCGCGGGCTCAACCTCGACATCGCGCGTAAGTACTACAGCGTGGGCTGGATCGAGGACCGGCTGCGCGAGATGGCCGACCTCAAGCTCAACCAGCTGGGCCTGCACTTCTCCGACGACCAGGCATTCCGGATCCAGTCCGACACCCACCCCGAGATCGTCTCGCCCGAACACCTCACCAAGGCGGAGGTCCGCCAGATCCTCGCCCTCGCCGGCCGGCTGCACATCGATGTGGTGCCCGAGATCGACTCCCCGGGCCATCTCGGCGCCGTCCTGCGCGCCCACCCCGAACTCCAGCTGCGCAACACGGCGGGTGTGCCCTCGACCGGGTCGATCGACATCTCCCGTCCCGACTCGGCGAAACTCATCGACCAGCTGATCGGCGAGTTCGCGGAGCTCTTCGGCGGTAGGTACTGGCATCTCGGTGGCGACGAATACCGCGCGCTGACGGTCAAGAACCCCGCCGCCTCGTACCCGCAGCTGCAGCGCGCCGCCCAGCTGAAGTACGGCGCGGCGGCGGGCATCAAGGACCTCGCCACCGGATGGCTCAACGACCGGGCGGCGGTGGTGCGCCCGGTCGGCCTGCAGCCCAAGGCCTGGAACGACGGCTTCTTCCGCGACGGAATCGTCCGGGCGGACAAGGACATCGAGGTCGAATACTGGACGGGCAAGGAGTACGGCGCCCGGCCGCCGGAGGAGTACCTGAGCGAGGGCCGCCGGGTGGTGAACCTCAACGACGAGTTCCTCTATTACGTGCTCGGCCAGCCCAATCAGTTCGTCTACCCGACGGGGAAGCGGATCTACGAGCTGTGGACGCCGCTCGTCCTGCGCGGCACCCAGCCGGTCCCGGCCCGCTACTCGAGTCAGATCCTGGGCGGCCGGTTCGCGGTCTGGGGCGACCTGCCGCAGGCGCAGACCGCGGCGCAGGTGGCGGCGGGGATCCGGATGCCACTGAGGGCCACGGCCCAGAAACTCTGGGATCCGAGGAAGCCGGCGCTGAGCTGGGGTCAGTTCCAGGCGCTCGCCGGGACGATCGACAAGACGGGCTGA
- a CDS encoding 2-oxo-4-hydroxy-4-carboxy-5-ureidoimidazoline decarboxylase: MPVQNSRPAPARVSAPSRGLDRFNTASPAAAEAALLGCCGSHRWAQRLAAHRPYPDLGALLAAADEAGYDMAPADLAEALAAEDSPGLHHAAPPSAHLALSAAHAAYECRFGHVFVICLDAFLPSEHPDQVLAGIRARLGHERDEERVVTADEMRRLARGRIIDLMTDKDPADTP, encoded by the coding sequence GTGCCCGTCCAGAACAGCCGTCCGGCCCCGGCCCGCGTCAGCGCCCCCTCTCGCGGCCTCGACCGGTTCAACACCGCATCACCTGCCGCCGCCGAAGCAGCCCTGCTCGGCTGCTGCGGCAGCCACCGCTGGGCACAGCGGCTCGCCGCCCACCGCCCGTATCCCGATCTGGGCGCACTGCTCGCCGCAGCCGACGAGGCGGGGTACGACATGGCCCCGGCCGATCTCGCCGAGGCGCTCGCCGCCGAGGACTCCCCCGGATTGCACCACGCCGCACCTCCGTCCGCACATCTGGCGCTGAGCGCCGCGCATGCCGCGTACGAGTGCCGCTTCGGCCATGTCTTCGTGATCTGCCTGGACGCCTTCCTGCCTTCCGAGCACCCGGACCAGGTGCTGGCCGGCATCCGGGCCAGGCTGGGCCACGAGCGGGACGAGGAGCGGGTGGTCACGGCGGACGAGATGCGCAGACTGGCGCGGGGTCGCATCATCGACCTGATGACGGACAAGGACCCGGCGGACACGCCCTGA
- the sdhC gene encoding succinate dehydrogenase, cytochrome b556 subunit yields MPAGTLYRGREGMWSWVAHRVTGVLIFFFLFVHVLDTALVRVSPEAYDDVVATYKTPIVALLEYGLVAAILFHALNGLRIVAVDFWAKGPRYQKQMLWSAVGIWVVLMVGALYPVLGHAVREVFGS; encoded by the coding sequence GTGCCGGCTGGAACGCTGTACCGCGGCCGGGAAGGCATGTGGTCCTGGGTGGCTCATCGAGTCACCGGTGTCCTCATTTTCTTCTTCCTGTTCGTACACGTCCTGGACACCGCTCTTGTCCGCGTCTCCCCCGAGGCCTACGACGACGTCGTGGCCACGTACAAGACGCCGATCGTCGCGCTCCTCGAATACGGCCTGGTGGCCGCAATTCTCTTCCACGCGCTGAACGGTCTCCGCATCGTCGCCGTGGACTTCTGGGCCAAGGGCCCGCGCTACCAGAAGCAGATGCTCTGGTCCGCCGTGGGTATCTGGGTCGTGCTGATGGTCGGGGCCCTGTACCCCGTCCTCGGCCACGCCGTACGCGAAGTCTTCGGGAGCTGA